One genomic region from Spodoptera frugiperda isolate SF20-4 chromosome 21, AGI-APGP_CSIRO_Sfru_2.0, whole genome shotgun sequence encodes:
- the LOC126912056 gene encoding uncharacterized protein LOC126912056 — translation MGDFNTNLLHTTLRSRKLRNIIESVGLHVLPLQATHSSTGGEDTWLDLALTSSPTHVSSHGQCPAPCFSRHDLIHLSYRLKPPKPIPRVLRMRCFAKMDVDRLCRDAAELEWESQVSGASSVDDKVSVFNKLVKTLYDIHAPVKSIKVKRPPAPWMSKGVRMAMRRRNRAFRKYRRDRSEDNWVLCKSARNRCNQMIRNAKRRHILENITSSSAADIWKFLGTLGIGKQGHVELPNTIGLDDINRHFTTTSNLDRQTIRQTVDFIAGLPRRNTDSFSFSPVASGDIKKIILSIKSRAVGFDDIGRSMIIPILDYILPSITHIINFSLFSGQFPSLWRNAYVRPLPKITNPSLPSHFRPISILPFLSKVLEACAHKQFSCFIARHNLLSPLQSGFRPGHSTATALLKVTGDIREGIGETKVTIMVLIDFSNAFNAVSHDILESILSHLMVSPGALDWFRSYLRGRQQAVRNEETLSNWCALAAGVPQGGILSPLLFSIFINFITHNLQCAYHLYADDLQIYTRARPEDLSIAIDNLNKDLEAVSRWSDRFGVAVNPTKCQAIIIGSSRMMSRVVVAHLPP, via the coding sequence ATGGGTGATTTTAACACAAACCTTTTGCACACTACCCTCCGTTCCCGTAAACTTCGAAACATCATTGAGTCTGTGGGTCTCCATGTCTTACCACTTCAAGCAACTCACAGCAGCACTGGAGGTGAGGATACATGGCTTGACTTGGCCCTAACCTCAAGTCCTACTCACGTCTCCTCTCATGGCCAATGTCCAGCCCCTTGCTTTTCCCGTCATGACCTAATTCATTTGTCCTATCGCCTTAAGCCTCCTAAACCTATCCCTAGGGTGCTGCGCATGCGTTGTTTTGCAAAAATGGATGTCGACAGACTGTGTAGGGATGCCGCTGAGCTCGAGTGGGAGTCACAGGTATCCGGTGCTTCCTCGGTCGATGATAAGGTGTCCGTCTTCAACAAACTGGTAAAAACCTTATATGATATCCATGCTCCAGTCAAATCAATAAAAGTTAAACGTCCACCGGCTCCATGGATGTCGAAGGGTGTGCGTATGGCCATGAGGCGAAGAAATCGAGCCTTCAGGAAATATAGGCGGGATCGGTCGGAGGATAATTGGGTGCTGTGCAAGTCGGCTAGGAATCGATGTAATCAGATGATACGTAATGCTAAACGCCGACACATTCTCGAAAATATCACTTCTAGCTCCGCGGCCGATATCTGGAAATTCCTTGGAACTCTGGGTATCGGTAAACAAGGCCATGTGGAGCTGCCTAACACGATTGGTCTGGACGATATCAATCGTCATTTCACCACCACTTCTAATTTGGATCGTCAGACCATTCGTCAGACGGTAGACTTCATCGCTGGCCTTCCGCGTAGGAATACAGATTCCTTTAGTTTTTCTCCGGTTGCCTCGGGCGATATCAAAAAGATTATCCTTTCAATAAAATCCAGAGCCGTTGGCTTTGACGACATAGGTCGTAGTATGATTATCCCGATCCTTGATTATATCCTTCCATCGATTACCCACATTATCAACTTTTCCTTGTTCTCAGGACAGTTCCCTTCCCTGTGGCGTAATGCGTACGTCCGTCCTCTTCCGAAAATCACAAATCCCTCTCTCCCTTCACACTTCCGTCCTATTTCAATCCTTCCATTCCTCTCTAAAGTGCTGGAAGCCTGTGCCCATAAGCAGTTTTCATGTTTTATAGCCCGTCACAACCTCTTAAGCCCCTTGCAGTCTGGATTCAGACCTGGGCACAGTACGGCTACAGCACTTCTCAAAGTGACTGGCGACATTAGAGAGGGGATAGGTGAGACCAAAGTTACTATCATGGTATTGATAGACTTCTCCAATGCCTTTAATGCCGTCAGTCACGACATCCTTGAATCCATCCTGTCCCATCTTATGGTGTCGCCTGGGGCACTGGATTGGTTCCGGTCTTATCTTCGTGGGCGCCAGCAGGCTGTTCGCAACGAGGAGACGCTGTCGAATTGGTGTGCGCTTGCCGCTGGGGTCCCACAAGGCGGTATACTTTCACCAttactattttctattttcataaaCTTCATCACTCATAACCTTCAGTGTGCGTATCATCTCTACGCCGATGACCTTCAGATTTACACTCGAGCTCGGCCGGAAGATCTGTCGATAGCTATTGACAACCTTAACAAGGATTTGGAAGCAGTGAGCAGATGGTCTGACCGGTTTGGTGTGGCAGTAAACCCCACGAAATGCCAGGCTATTATAATTGGTAGCTCACGTATGATGAGCAGGGTGGTAGTCGCACATCTTCCCCCATAA